From one Phycodurus eques isolate BA_2022a chromosome 6, UOR_Pequ_1.1, whole genome shotgun sequence genomic stretch:
- the nanos3 gene encoding nanos homolog 3 → MGCMVWGLRNHSSRFMESNSKSFQPWKDYMGLSDVIQGMVSRNTPDHSPPAASKVDVGAAWGSLRLNALAQRSDPETSAFPAVLVGSASLGFSTRQPAGGLRDDVLIVSARPPTEAGMKGAPSGPQFRGTTARQERPSLPSPESMRCSFCKHNGETESVYNSHWLKNHSGEVLCPYLRHYVCPLCGATGANAHTKRFCPKVDSAYSSVYTKSRR, encoded by the coding sequence ATGGGCTGCATGGTTTGGGGGCTTCGTAATCACTCGTCGCGCTTCATGGAATCTAATAGCAAAAGTTTTCAGCCCTGGAAAGACTACATGGGACTGTCGGATGTAATCCAAGGAATGGTGAGTCGGAATACCCCCGACCATTCTCCCCCAGCGGCCTCTAAAGTTGACGTAGGTGCGGCTTGGGGTTCCCTGCGCCTTAACGCACTCGCCCAAAGAAGCGACCCTGAGACATCTGCTTTTCCAGCTGTTCTTGTTGGATCTGCGAGTCTAGGATTCAGCACGCGACAGCCAGCTGGTGGCCTGCGGGACGACGTGTTGATTGTTTCTGCTCGTCCGCCAACCGAAGCGGGGATGAAAGGAGCGCCTAGCGGTCCACAATTTCGCGGGACGACGGCGCGTCAGGAGAGACCGTCCCTCCCATCTCCAGAGAGCATGAGGTGCAGTTTTTGTAAACACAACGGGGAGACTGAATCAGTCTACAATTCCCACTGGCTGAAGAACCACTCAGGAGAGGTTTTGTGCCCTTATCTGCGCCACTATGTGTGTCCACTGTGCGGAGCCACGGGCGCAAACGCCCACACCAAGCGGTTTTGCCCGAAGGTTGACAGCGCGTACAGTTCAGTGTACACCAAGTCCAGACGTTGA